A single window of Montipora capricornis isolate CH-2021 chromosome 14, ASM3666992v2, whole genome shotgun sequence DNA harbors:
- the LOC138033360 gene encoding neuropeptide FF receptor 2-like: MSINSTAANSSDGDPVNSSLYPDGSQARPASEEGQPISAWTIVQILAYYAMILLSLIGNTLVIKAVARNARRMRRQFHHLFIVNLSVADLLFAVENIPMVFTHLIMNGAWKVEGSLGSFLCKFDLFLSLILILTSNLTIMATGVEKFCGIFYPLRTFVSKRRAYMIIASTWLISGIYASPLFSSSFVHFLRSPDGNMRCNLCIECKKVIHWFIFQTVLLETGFAITIILYSAIGMKIWREKIPGIQLQELQLQVKAKKVKVVKMLAMLVAVFYISFIPFWIYQLSIFWGFFSALGPNYGQIVAFLMYCNGAINPLIYSKYNEGIRDEFKALFTCSKRLIQNRRSFLAFQITRRVPLKGLDVKELRNTRKKDNLCRQRSTPQACLGETNLGFAYEETRL, from the coding sequence ATGAGTATTAACTCGACAGCAGCGAATTCCAGTGATGGAGATCCAGTAAACTCCAGTTTATATCCAGACGGATCGCAAGCACGGCCTGCAAGTGAGGAAGGTCAGCCGATTAGCGCCTGGACGATCGTCCAAATTCTTGCTTACTATGCGATGATTCTCCTTTCATTGATCGGCAACACGCTGGTAATCAAGGCTGTGGCAAGGAATGCAAGAAGAATGAGAAGGCAATTTCATCATCTCTTTATCGTAAACCTCTCTGTTGCTGATCTGTTGTTCGCTGTGGAGAACATTCCCATGGTATTCACTCATCTGATAATGAATGGAGCTTGGAAAGTGGAAGGCAGTCTTggttcatttctttgcaagtTCGATCTGTTTTTATCACTGATCCTGATCTTGACTTCGAATTTAACTATTATGGCGACTGGAGTGGAAAAATTTTGTGGGATATTTTATCCACTGAGGACGTTTGTGTCAAAGAGACGCGCGTATATGATAATAGCATCCACGTGGTTGATTAGTGGAATTTACGCATCGCCACTCTTTTCATCGAGCTTCGTCCATTTTCTGAGATCCCCTGATGGAAACATGAGATGCAATCTTTGCATCGAGTGTAAAAAGGTCATTCACTGGTTTATATTCCAAACGGTGCTGTTGGAAACTGGGTTCGCGATAACTATAATTCTTTACTCGGCTATTGGCATGAAGATATGGCGTGAAAAAATACCAGGTATTCAACTTCAGGAACTTCAACTTCAAGTGAAGGCCAAGAAAGTAAAAGTCGTGAAAATGTTGGCGATGTTGGTTGCTGTGTTTTATATTTCCTTCATTCCGTTTTGGATCTATCAGCTTTCCATTTTTTGGGGGTTTTTCTCCGCGCTTGGCCCTAACTATGGCCAGATAGTTGCTTTCCTAATGTATTGCAATGGAGCGATCAACCCACTTATCTATAGCAAATATAACGAAGGAATTCGAGATGAATTCAAAGCCTTATTTACGTGCAGCAAACGCTTAATACAAAACAGACGCTCATTTTTGGCGTTTCAAATCACAAGACGAGTACCCCTAAAGGGATTAGACGTCAAAGAACTGCGTAATACAAGAAAGAAAGATAATTTGTGTCGTCAGAGATCTACACCTCAGGCATGTTTAGGAGAAACTAACCTAGGGTTTGCATACGAAGAAACACGACTTTGA